A segment of the Corylus avellana chromosome ca2, CavTom2PMs-1.0 genome:
ATACTTCAAACTGCAGTCTTAAGCCGGAGCTTCTAAGGGCTCATCAGGCCTTTATGCGAACTACAAATGAACCTGTTCAATAATTTCCAACAAGCATGATTACTTGACGCATGTCAAAGACATTGCATAATAACGGATTTCATAAATGTAAATAAGCATACAAATCACAGGTTAAAAACAGCTCTAGATGCATTTTTTAGAGTAGAGCAATAAAATTAATCAGAAAACTATGACAAAATGACTGTAGTAGTGCCAGACGGTTAAAATATCTTAAAGTTGATTTATCAATGATGTTAGAGATATCTGTCACCTCAAGTGGCATATCGAAAAAATTGATTTGTACCACATTCAGTTGTCAAAACAAAGGCCACAATCATTGGTTGAAACAATGCCGAAAGGTAAGAAGCCATAACAAATTCTTAATGCAACAATTAAAAACAGGAAGTTTTGGAAATGTATTGATGTAaagttcattttcatttcaccCTAGATCACTTTCTAAgatggtccttttttttttggttttattgtaTGTACATCTTGAAGTAATTATTCAAAAGCAGGCATAATAGGAGACTTTAGGTAAGGATGAGAAATCATTCAATTTAGTTCCCTCAATCTTACCATGTTGAGtgaaatctaatgataatttcaagCATCATCACATACAATATTGATGGACACCATCTCCTCATGCCCTCATAAGAGATGCAGCAAGTTGACAACAGGTGCAACAAACAAGAGTTGTTTACTAGAGCTATATAGGATTTTTCATGAAACGAAATGTGTGCAAAGGCCTTAAACAAAGGAGGAGATACACAGGAAGTGCATCCACCAATATACATGTGTAATAGATCAAGATTGTTAAACAAgaactttaaaaatttagtgagtcaatttttaaattaatggaTTTTGGATAAGATATTATCAAAGAATCTAAAAGATATTACACAAAAAGGAAGGGGGCAAGGGACAAGGAGATTCacaagtaaaaaattttgtatgaTAACGCCAAGGACGGGTGGTGGTTGGGGGTAGATAAGTGTAGAGGACttggaattttctttttgggttagtGAAGGGTTAGCATTAAGATATAATGAGAAAAGCTAATATTAAATGCCATAGTCAAGAAGATGAGATCGTTTACATTACAGCATTTAACAAACAACTGacttttcaaaacataatttcaaaaaccaaaacataaaaacttcTCAAAAAACAGAACACGACACACTTTTTAGAAAAGTTTCCACACTTtcttataggaatattttgagaaaacgaGTACTTAATTGTAGGGActgaattattatttataaaaaagactaaaaataataaatagaggTGACCGTATAATCACCACCAATTGAGGAGAGGGGTGGTCTCACGACCACCcatttttagaaaactttttaCACTATGACGAGTAACCCTCCAAGGCAGGGACACTTCGTGCCCACTCCCTGTTGGGTAAACTTCGGACCCATGTAAAGCTTCCCCTTCACACAGATAAGGTAATGATCTGGCTTGGCTagccccaaggaattgtttgcacccaaggggATTTGAACCTTAGACCTGATGGAAATGCCACAAAGACTAAGGCctttaccacttgagccaatcCCTTGGGCTTAGAAAACTTTTTACATctttataggaatattttgagaaaacaaggGCTTAATTTTTCAGGAGTAGGGGTTgacttattatttaaaaagattaacaaaataataataataataatagagaggTGGCCACAAAACCATCCCAAACAAGAAGGGACAGCCATGCGGCCACCTCAGATGGATAAGAGTGGCCGCATGGCACCGTTCTCCTCAGCTAAGGGCTGTTGTACAGCCACTCTGtctcagctttttttttttaaaataaaataaaatactgaATATGCTTATTTTGAGACATGAAGAGACTAGATGTTTAAACCAGGAATGACTCGCTCCAATAGGTAATCAACAAACAAAGCCTAATATGACGAACACATAAGGCAAAAGATACACAAGTGAAAAGTGAAACcatgaatagaaaaaattatggTAGGTCCAGTAGTCAATTACCAACTTTACGTGAACAAAGAGTGAATCAACAAAATTTCAATTGCAAACAAGCGGGTCATGAAGCACGTTTCACTTCATGCTTAGATgacaaataataattatcatcCAACAAACCCTCAATTGACCAAAAGAAAGCATATCATGGAGTGCTTATAAAGGTAATACATTGCTGCGCAAAAACGTAATCACAATCTGATGAGCTCAAGAACCAGTTACTCACATGCAGGAAGATTAGATATATCCGCAGAAACTGCGCAAGGAATGCCAAGATTTGAAAGAGCCCCCCTTATAATTCCACATGGGAAATAGAGATGCATGCTTGTAGCTTGTGCTGCCTTGTTTTCAGGTGCGCCTGCAGAATTATCTTGAGATAAATCTCCACCCTCAGATGATGGATCAACTGACATGCGTGCAAGCCAACGAAACCGATTATCTTGCAATACAAAGGTGCCCTACAAGACAAATAAGAGccatttttctcaaattcacACAAAAACGTATAATCTATATTCACtttagataaatttttttgataagtaaagagtTAGATACTTGAACTAACTCTATGATTGGTCTTCAAGTTGTCTATTTGCTTCTTGAAAAGCTCGGACCAGAAGTCCTTGCAGATAAACTTGATTGCCTCTAAATGATCACTGAACCGAGGCCGCTCCATTGTATACCTAAAACAGAAGCAGAGCTTCATTCTTATAGGCAGCACTCAAACCCAAATGtatagaattattattattattttattttttaatatgagtaAAATGGACCCAAGGGGAGGGGGAAGGGGTCAAGTGTATAGAATTTTGAGATAACAAAATTATGAGAACTATAATAAGTATTACAAGCTTTTCATGCTTCAACATTTTTCTTCTGTGGCACACCTATTGTGGTGTTACATTCAATGTTTGCCCAGCAAAATAAAGAGCTAGAAATACACGATAACAGTGTAAGAACAGTGTTGAGCAAGAGCAACTAAATGATGTCATAATCAAGATCACATTTATATAAATTCATAGACCATGTTGTTGTTACGAGTTTGAGTAGATCCTGGAATTAGTAAGTGAAAGGTTGCGCAGATACTACCCACGCTTTACCTTTAACATTGACCTTATTAAATCAGTCTGTATGCAATGCATGTAAAGTACTTTTAGCAAAACACAGAACTAGATCACTTTGGCTTTGCTTTCAATAAGAATTTATATAATGTTTCCGGTACTAATGCTCAGAAAAGAATTAGTCAATGATCTCTAGTTCAAATGCTAGTTCCTCCGTATAAAATGGGATGATTGAGTGAAGTCATGGGTTCAAGACTCACTTTGTGTGTGCAACTTATCaaccaaaaaatataaagaaaaagaaaagtatagaAGTAATTCTTAATCGATTGAATTTAGA
Coding sequences within it:
- the LOC132172348 gene encoding uncharacterized protein LOC132172348, encoding MGREVSESCVDSLLTEMVSSYCDRFYANKPELAARRIEAIGFQVGHQLSERYTMERPRFSDHLEAIKFICKDFWSELFKKQIDNLKTNHRGTFVLQDNRFRWLARMSVDPSSEGGDLSQDNSAGAPENKAAQATSMHLYFPCGIIRGALSNLGIPCAVSADISNLPACSFVVRIKA